The Sulfurimonas sp. nucleotide sequence AAGGATGTGATGTGAGTAGAATTTTAGTATTTATGCTAATGATGTCGACCTATGCATTGGCATCTGGCGGTAATGCGGAGCATGCAGGTACCGATATTATTCAGCGAACGGTAAACTTTTTACTGTTCGCGGGATTGATATGGTATCTTGTTGCTGAGCCGGCAAAAAATTATTTTGCATCAAGAAGTCAGTCAATTGCTGATGAAATGAAAAAAGTGCAAGATAAGTTGAAAGAGACTGCGTCTTTGAAAAAGGATGCGCTTGCTAAGGTGTCCGCAGCTGAGAAATTTGCTGCAGATTTGGCAGTTAGTTCTAAAAAAGAGAACAAGATTATTAACGATACTATTATGACTCAATGTGATGCTGATATTGAAACAA carries:
- a CDS encoding F0F1 ATP synthase subunit B; this translates as MSRILVFMLMMSTYALASGGNAEHAGTDIIQRTVNFLLFAGLIWYLVAEPAKNYFASRSQSIADEMKKVQDKLKETASLKKDALAKVSAAEKFAADLAVSSKKENKIINDTIMTQCDADIETMIKHQAVLIEFEQRKMVRSVVEDTLKDALSQSDDSFDKEAMANVILKKVA